One part of the Andrena cerasifolii isolate SP2316 chromosome 4, iyAndCera1_principal, whole genome shotgun sequence genome encodes these proteins:
- the Atl gene encoding atlastin GTPase isoform X2 — protein sequence MSEKRKTPLSRRRPEEPLTRPREPTRPPRTRTQPNRDNNTVQRSANRAEKVPMTALDENVNRVPRVYPTNEPVGWQERIERVSMASQDSKLDLGKPVPIVLAHPDHTFELNEEALAQILLQDDIKDRSVVVVSVAGAFRKGKSFLLDFFLRYMNCKYNNNNKTDSWLGKDDDPLCGFSWKGGSERDTTGILMWSKVFPSTLPSGEKIAVILMDTQGAFDSQSTVRDCATVFALSTMLSSVQIYNLSQNIQEDDLQHLQLFTEYGRLALEKSGSTPFQKLQFLVRDWSYPYEAEYGANGGKEILQRRLEISNGQHPELQSLRKHIKSCFSDISCFLMPHPGLNIATNPNFDGRLSEIQSEFKEQLQVLIPMLLDPENLVTKKIDGQVVKAKDLLEYFKSYMKIYKGDELPEPKSMLVATAEANNLTAVAEAKDLYLRSMETVCGGAKPFLATAHLTSEHMRSVDRAISLFQNKRKMGGDEFSQTYMDKLVKDMEEAFVQFKAHNESKNIFKAARTPAVFFVIAAIMYFSSGLFGIIGLYPLANICNFVVGLCIVTLILWTYVRYSGNFRSCGAVLDEVANVLWDNVWKTVYTWTVFILTALLLLTLRTYIYSNFFREGKPILLSDKLCYLQNIYFGLTSAFYDTYNYLLNIYNHFGNQDKLL from the exons ATGAGCGAGAAAAGAAAGACACCGTTGAGTCGGAGGCGACCCGAGGAACCGCTAACCAGGCCAAGGGAGCCGACCAGACCACCGAGGACAAGAACCCAACCGAACCGCGATAATAACACCGTTCAACGCAGTGCGAACCGTG CCGAGAAAGTTCCGATGACGGCTCTTGACGAAAACGTGAACCGTGTGCCACGGGTTTatccaacaaacgaaccagtgG GTTGGCAGGAAAGGATTGAGCGGGTCTCGATGGCTAGTCAAGATAGTAAATTGGACCTAGGAAAACCTGTACCAATTGTACTCGCTCATCCAGACCACACCTTCGAATTAAACGAAGAAGCCTTGGCGCAAATTCTCCTCCAAGATGATATTAAAGATAGGAGTGTAGTTGTCGTCTCTGTAGCAGGTGCCTTTAGGAAAGGCAAAAGCTTCCTGCTTGATTTTTTCCTCCGTTACATGAATTGTAAG TATAACAACAATAACAAAACCGATTCCTGGTTGGGTAAGGATGATGATCCTCTGTGTGGATTTTCGTGGAAAGGAGGCTCCGAAAGAGACACAACAGGAATTTTAATGTGGTCGAAGGTTTTCCCTAGTACTTTACCAAGTGGCGAGAAGATTGCTGTGATTTTAATGGATACACAAGGTGCTTTCGATAGCCAATCCACAGTCAGAGATTGCGCAACTGTGTTCGCTCTAAGCACGATGTTGTCGTCTGTGCAAATTTATAATCTATCTCAAAACATCCAAGAGGATGATCTTCAGCATTTGCAACTTTTCACCGAGTATGGTAGGCTGGCATTAGAGAAGTCTGGAAGCACGCCGTTTCAAAAGTTGCAGTTCTTAGTGAGAGACTGGAGTTATCCATACGAAGCGGAGTATGGCGCAAACGGCGGGAAGGAGATATTACAAAGAAGATTAGAAATTTCTAACGGACAGCACCCAGAACTGCAGAGCTTGAGGAAGCACATTAAATCATGCTTCTCAGATATATCTTGCTTCCTCATGCCACATCCGGGCCTCAATATTGCCACCAACCCGAATTTCGATGGGAGACTATCCGAAATTCAATCGGAATTCAAAGAGCAGCTGCAGGTGCTGATACCGATGCTGCTGGATCCAGAAAATTTAGTAACGAAAAAGATCGACGGCCAAGTTGTAAAAGCGAAAGATCTGTTAGAGTACTTCAAGAGctatatgaaaatttataagGGAGATGAACTTCCTGAACCTAAAAGTATGTTAGTG GCAACAGCAGAAGCAAATAACTTAACTGCGGTAGCGGAAGCTAAAGATCTTTACTTACGATCAATGGAGACGGTTTGCGGAGGGGCAAAACCATTTTTAGCAACAGCGCATTTAACATCAGAGCACATGCGCAGCGTCGATAGAGCTATTAGTCTGTTTCAAAATAAGCGGAAAATGGGAGGAGACGAATTTAGTCAAACGTACATGGACAAGTTAGTAAAG GATATGGAAGAAGCTTTCGTTCAGTTTAAAGCACATAatgaaagtaaaaatatatttaaagcagCACGAACGCCGGCAGTGTTTTTCGTAATCGCTGCCATTATGTACTTTTCATCCGGACTGTTTGGTATTATTGGTTTATACCCACTAGCAAATATTTGTAACTTTGTCGTTGGCCTTTGTATAGTAACACTTATTTTATGGACATACGTAAG GTACAGTGGTAATTTCAGATCGTGTGGTGCGGTACTAGACGAAGTGGCTAACGTTTTATGGGATAAT GTCTGGAAAACTGTATATACATGGACTGTATTTATACTTACTGCACTATTACTTCTTACATTAAGAACGTACATATATAGTAATTTTTTTAGAGAAGGGAAACCTATTCTTCTTTCAGATAAATTAtgttatttacaaaatatttattttggcCTTACTTCCGCGTTCTATGACACGTATAATTATTTGCTAAATATTTACAATCATTTTGGCAATCAGGATAAATTGCTTTAA
- the Atl gene encoding atlastin GTPase isoform X7 has product MSEKRKTPLSRRRPEEPLTRPREPTRPPRTRTQPNRDNNTVQRSANRAEKVPMTALDENVNRVPRVYPTNEPVDRLGWQERIERVSMASQDSKLDLGKPVPIVLAHPDHTFELNEEALAQILLQDDIKDRSVVVVSVAGAFRKGKSFLLDFFLRYMNCKYNNNNKTDSWLGKDDDPLCGFSWKGGSERDTTGILMWSKVFPSTLPSGEKIAVILMDTQGAFDSQSTVRDCATVFALSTMLSSVQIYNLSQNIQEDDLQHLQLFTEYGRLALEKSGSTPFQKLQFLVRDWSYPYEAEYGANGGKEILQRRLEISNGQHPELQSLRKHIKSCFSDISCFLMPHPGLNIATNPNFDGRLSEIQSEFKEQLQVLIPMLLDPENLVTKKIDGQVVKAKDLLEYFKSYMKIYKGDELPEPKSMLVATAEANNLTAVAEAKDLYLRSMETVCGGAKPFLATAHLTSEHMRSVDRAISLFQNKRKMGGDEFSQTYMDKLVKDMEEAFVQFKAHNESKNIFKAARTPAVFFVIAAIMYFSSGLFGIIGLYPLANICNFVVGLCIVTLILWTYVRYSGNFRSCGAVLDEVANVLWDNLGNRR; this is encoded by the exons ATGAGCGAGAAAAGAAAGACACCGTTGAGTCGGAGGCGACCCGAGGAACCGCTAACCAGGCCAAGGGAGCCGACCAGACCACCGAGGACAAGAACCCAACCGAACCGCGATAATAACACCGTTCAACGCAGTGCGAACCGTG CCGAGAAAGTTCCGATGACGGCTCTTGACGAAAACGTGAACCGTGTGCCACGGGTTTatccaacaaacgaaccagtgG ACCGTTTAGGTTGGCAGGAAAGGATTGAGCGGGTCTCGATGGCTAGTCAAGATAGTAAATTGGACCTAGGAAAACCTGTACCAATTGTACTCGCTCATCCAGACCACACCTTCGAATTAAACGAAGAAGCCTTGGCGCAAATTCTCCTCCAAGATGATATTAAAGATAGGAGTGTAGTTGTCGTCTCTGTAGCAGGTGCCTTTAGGAAAGGCAAAAGCTTCCTGCTTGATTTTTTCCTCCGTTACATGAATTGTAAG TATAACAACAATAACAAAACCGATTCCTGGTTGGGTAAGGATGATGATCCTCTGTGTGGATTTTCGTGGAAAGGAGGCTCCGAAAGAGACACAACAGGAATTTTAATGTGGTCGAAGGTTTTCCCTAGTACTTTACCAAGTGGCGAGAAGATTGCTGTGATTTTAATGGATACACAAGGTGCTTTCGATAGCCAATCCACAGTCAGAGATTGCGCAACTGTGTTCGCTCTAAGCACGATGTTGTCGTCTGTGCAAATTTATAATCTATCTCAAAACATCCAAGAGGATGATCTTCAGCATTTGCAACTTTTCACCGAGTATGGTAGGCTGGCATTAGAGAAGTCTGGAAGCACGCCGTTTCAAAAGTTGCAGTTCTTAGTGAGAGACTGGAGTTATCCATACGAAGCGGAGTATGGCGCAAACGGCGGGAAGGAGATATTACAAAGAAGATTAGAAATTTCTAACGGACAGCACCCAGAACTGCAGAGCTTGAGGAAGCACATTAAATCATGCTTCTCAGATATATCTTGCTTCCTCATGCCACATCCGGGCCTCAATATTGCCACCAACCCGAATTTCGATGGGAGACTATCCGAAATTCAATCGGAATTCAAAGAGCAGCTGCAGGTGCTGATACCGATGCTGCTGGATCCAGAAAATTTAGTAACGAAAAAGATCGACGGCCAAGTTGTAAAAGCGAAAGATCTGTTAGAGTACTTCAAGAGctatatgaaaatttataagGGAGATGAACTTCCTGAACCTAAAAGTATGTTAGTG GCAACAGCAGAAGCAAATAACTTAACTGCGGTAGCGGAAGCTAAAGATCTTTACTTACGATCAATGGAGACGGTTTGCGGAGGGGCAAAACCATTTTTAGCAACAGCGCATTTAACATCAGAGCACATGCGCAGCGTCGATAGAGCTATTAGTCTGTTTCAAAATAAGCGGAAAATGGGAGGAGACGAATTTAGTCAAACGTACATGGACAAGTTAGTAAAG GATATGGAAGAAGCTTTCGTTCAGTTTAAAGCACATAatgaaagtaaaaatatatttaaagcagCACGAACGCCGGCAGTGTTTTTCGTAATCGCTGCCATTATGTACTTTTCATCCGGACTGTTTGGTATTATTGGTTTATACCCACTAGCAAATATTTGTAACTTTGTCGTTGGCCTTTGTATAGTAACACTTATTTTATGGACATACGTAAG GTACAGTGGTAATTTCAGATCGTGTGGTGCGGTACTAGACGAAGTGGCTAACGTTTTATGGGATAAT CTGGGAAACAGAAGATAA
- the Atl gene encoding atlastin GTPase isoform X5, with the protein MSEKRKTPLSRRRPEEPLTRPREPTRPPRTRTQPNRDNNTVQRSANRAEKVPMTALDENVNRVPRVYPTNEPVDRLGWQERIERVSMASQDSKLDLGKPVPIVLAHPDHTFELNEEALAQILLQDDIKDRSVVVVSVAGAFRKGKSFLLDFFLRYMNCKYNNNNKTDSWLGKDDDPLCGFSWKGGSERDTTGILMWSKVFPSTLPSGEKIAVILMDTQGAFDSQSTVRDCATVFALSTMLSSVQIYNLSQNIQEDDLQHLQLFTEYGRLALEKSGSTPFQKLQFLVRDWSYPYEAEYGANGGKEILQRRLEISNGQHPELQSLRKHIKSCFSDISCFLMPHPGLNIATNPNFDGRLSEIQSEFKEQLQVLIPMLLDPENLVTKKIDGQVVKAKDLLEYFKSYMKIYKGDELPEPKSMLVATAEANNLTAVAEAKDLYLRSMETVCGGAKPFLATAHLTSEHMRSVDRAISLFQNKRKMGGDEFSQTYMDKLVKDMEEAFVQFKAHNESKNIFKAARTPAVFFVIAAIMYFSSGLFGIIGLYPLANICNFVVGLCIVTLILWTYVRYSGNFRSCGAVLDEVANVLWDNFMKPLYQQFVEKSVSVAVAQAAEMATNTTMNATVTANGKPKLT; encoded by the exons ATGAGCGAGAAAAGAAAGACACCGTTGAGTCGGAGGCGACCCGAGGAACCGCTAACCAGGCCAAGGGAGCCGACCAGACCACCGAGGACAAGAACCCAACCGAACCGCGATAATAACACCGTTCAACGCAGTGCGAACCGTG CCGAGAAAGTTCCGATGACGGCTCTTGACGAAAACGTGAACCGTGTGCCACGGGTTTatccaacaaacgaaccagtgG ACCGTTTAGGTTGGCAGGAAAGGATTGAGCGGGTCTCGATGGCTAGTCAAGATAGTAAATTGGACCTAGGAAAACCTGTACCAATTGTACTCGCTCATCCAGACCACACCTTCGAATTAAACGAAGAAGCCTTGGCGCAAATTCTCCTCCAAGATGATATTAAAGATAGGAGTGTAGTTGTCGTCTCTGTAGCAGGTGCCTTTAGGAAAGGCAAAAGCTTCCTGCTTGATTTTTTCCTCCGTTACATGAATTGTAAG TATAACAACAATAACAAAACCGATTCCTGGTTGGGTAAGGATGATGATCCTCTGTGTGGATTTTCGTGGAAAGGAGGCTCCGAAAGAGACACAACAGGAATTTTAATGTGGTCGAAGGTTTTCCCTAGTACTTTACCAAGTGGCGAGAAGATTGCTGTGATTTTAATGGATACACAAGGTGCTTTCGATAGCCAATCCACAGTCAGAGATTGCGCAACTGTGTTCGCTCTAAGCACGATGTTGTCGTCTGTGCAAATTTATAATCTATCTCAAAACATCCAAGAGGATGATCTTCAGCATTTGCAACTTTTCACCGAGTATGGTAGGCTGGCATTAGAGAAGTCTGGAAGCACGCCGTTTCAAAAGTTGCAGTTCTTAGTGAGAGACTGGAGTTATCCATACGAAGCGGAGTATGGCGCAAACGGCGGGAAGGAGATATTACAAAGAAGATTAGAAATTTCTAACGGACAGCACCCAGAACTGCAGAGCTTGAGGAAGCACATTAAATCATGCTTCTCAGATATATCTTGCTTCCTCATGCCACATCCGGGCCTCAATATTGCCACCAACCCGAATTTCGATGGGAGACTATCCGAAATTCAATCGGAATTCAAAGAGCAGCTGCAGGTGCTGATACCGATGCTGCTGGATCCAGAAAATTTAGTAACGAAAAAGATCGACGGCCAAGTTGTAAAAGCGAAAGATCTGTTAGAGTACTTCAAGAGctatatgaaaatttataagGGAGATGAACTTCCTGAACCTAAAAGTATGTTAGTG GCAACAGCAGAAGCAAATAACTTAACTGCGGTAGCGGAAGCTAAAGATCTTTACTTACGATCAATGGAGACGGTTTGCGGAGGGGCAAAACCATTTTTAGCAACAGCGCATTTAACATCAGAGCACATGCGCAGCGTCGATAGAGCTATTAGTCTGTTTCAAAATAAGCGGAAAATGGGAGGAGACGAATTTAGTCAAACGTACATGGACAAGTTAGTAAAG GATATGGAAGAAGCTTTCGTTCAGTTTAAAGCACATAatgaaagtaaaaatatatttaaagcagCACGAACGCCGGCAGTGTTTTTCGTAATCGCTGCCATTATGTACTTTTCATCCGGACTGTTTGGTATTATTGGTTTATACCCACTAGCAAATATTTGTAACTTTGTCGTTGGCCTTTGTATAGTAACACTTATTTTATGGACATACGTAAG GTACAGTGGTAATTTCAGATCGTGTGGTGCGGTACTAGACGAAGTGGCTAACGTTTTATGGGATAAT TTCATGAAACCACTCTACCAACAATTTGTGGAGAAATCAGTTTCAGTAGCAGTGGCTCAAGCTGCTGAAATGGCTACAAATACAACAATGAATGCCACTGTCACTGCCAATGGCAAGCCTAAGCTAACATAA